GCCCCGCCGGGCCCTACCGGGCGCCACACTGCCACGTAGCGGCCCCCACATCAGTAGCAGGCTGCGTGCCTGCCGCCGGCGCGCTCAAGTGCCAGCGCCCGGTCACGTAGGCCAAGTCGCCCGACCGCGCGACGACGACCGAGTCGGTCGTGAGCGGGTGCAGCGCGCCGGGCCGGGCGAACAGCGTCACCCACACTGCGGTGTTCGCGGCCCGCCCGACCGTCGGCTGCGGCCGCGGATACATCACGAAGGCGTCCTCGGCGAAGTACGCACCCATCGCCTCGCCGTCGCGCTCCGCGGCGGCGCGTACCCACTCCGCCGCCGCGGCCCGCACCGCGCGCTCGGTGGAGGTCGGCGGCGCGGTGGAGACGCGTGCGCCGCGGGCGCAGCCACCCCCGCACAGGGTCACGGCCGCAATCGTTACGATCGAGCGGCCGAGTCGCTCTAGCATGCGTCCTCCCTTGATGGAGTCCGGTGCCGCTTAACGCTGGAGTTCAGCTGCGGAGCCGCAGGGTTGGAGCTCTGGAGCTCGAGGAGCGCCGCGCGGCTCCGTCAGCTGCAACGATTCGTTAGGCCACCGGCGCGCGACTCGCCGGCCACGTGCCCGCTGTCGCCCGCTTGCTCGGGTGGCTAAGTTACCGGCGCTATGCGACTTCGCGACAGACTACCCGAACTCCGCGACGAGATTCGCCGCGCCGCCGCGGAGAGCGGCGCGCGCGACGTCCGCGTGTTCGGCTCTGTAGCGCGCGGGGAGGAGCGAGACGATAGCGACGTGGACTTCCTCGTCGCCTTGGAGCCCGGTCGCTCCCTCCTCGACCTGGCCCGCCTAGAACTCCGGCTCGAGCGGCTCTTCGGCCGCCGGGTCGACGTCGTGACGGAAGCGGGGCTCCGGGAGCCCATCCGCGCAGCCGCGCTGCGCGACGCCATCGGTGTCTGAGCGCGGGCCCGCAGCTGCGCGGAACCGTCTCCGCCACATGGCGGACGCCGCGGACGCGATCGCCGGCTATGTGGCGCGCGGGCGAGAGGCGTTTGACGCCGATCCGGCTGTCCGCGACGCGATCCTCTACCAGATCATCGTGCTCGGGGAGGCCGTCAAGGCGGCCCTCGCGGCGGACCCCGACCTTGAAGCCGCCCACCCCAGTGTGGACTGGTCGCCCGTGGCCCGCATGCGCGACCGGGTGGCGCACCACTACTGGGCGACCCCCCGACCGCGAGGTCGTCTGGGCCACGGCGCGCGACGCCGTGCCAGCCCTGCGGCGGGCGGTGGCAGCGGCGCTCGCCGCCGCGGAATGACTCGGCGTTCCACGAACTTCGTGGTGGCCTAACGCTGGAGCTAAGCTGCGAAGGCGCGAGGCTGGAGCCATGCGCCGGGTCGGGACGATGCGCGCCTTCGTCAGCTTCAGCGATTCGTTAGACAACGGCCTCGGTGATGTCAGCGAGGCGGCGGTCCGGGAGTCCACTCACTGAGGTCTCGCGGCGCCTGCGCTCCTCGCAGCAGGTCCCAGTCCGACCACCCGGTGACCTGGTCGCCCATGTCGCTCGCGGCTGCCTCGGGTGAGTGGTACGAGCCAAGCGGCATCTCGTCCCCGACACCGAGCCACCACCGGCCATCGCTGTTCGGCTGCGGCCGAATCCAGAACACGCCAACGGGTGTGCGATAGTGCCAGATGGTCGTCATTCGAAGATGGGTGTCGTTGTCTAACGCTCGAGTTCAGCTGCGTGGGCATCTCAACCAATGCGAGCGAAGCGAGCTTCCGAAGCGCCCACGTCAGCTGCAACGATTCGTTGGGCAGCGGCGGGACG
The window above is part of the Gemmatirosa kalamazoonensis genome. Proteins encoded here:
- a CDS encoding YybH family protein, with the translated sequence MTLCGGGCARGARVSTAPPTSTERAVRAAAAEWVRAAAERDGEAMGAYFAEDAFVMYPRPQPTVGRAANTAVWVTLFARPGALHPLTTDSVVVARSGDLAYVTGRWHLSAPAAGTQPATDVGAATWQCGAR
- a CDS encoding nucleotidyltransferase family protein, giving the protein MRLRDRLPELRDEIRRAAAESGARDVRVFGSVARGEERDDSDVDFLVALEPGRSLLDLARLELRLERLFGRRVDVVTEAGLREPIRAAALRDAIGV
- a CDS encoding HepT-like ribonuclease domain-containing protein; this translates as MADAADAIAGYVARGREAFDADPAVRDAILYQIIVLGEAVKAALAADPDLEAAHPSVDWSPVARMRDRVAHHYWATPRPRGRLGHGARRRASPAAGGGSGARRRGMTRRSTNFVVA